The following proteins come from a genomic window of Ilumatobacter coccineus YM16-304:
- a CDS encoding beta strand repeat-containing protein has product MVLSKRRVGAVLIAVASLVGSMLVPVTVAAETHTGAVHATAELSVAPAYQAVPVARVADTRGDVTAALQVPIGRLTPGVPLVLDLAGEAGIPNDGVAAVDLNVAVTAVARTGYLAVYPCADGDDGTARLNYTAPATGSSAIAVQVLAQLDVDGAVCIAASAPAHVIVDTSGYLADGGPLRPLAATRLFDTRTGDGAVAVKTAKPAVETPFPIEVAGVAGVPESGVSAVLLSVAAVKGTAPGFVSVYPCADGYQGTANLNHRVTDPVANSVIAPLDENGEICFYNSASVDLVVDISAWFADDGGFEALEPTRVADTRDGVGDIPIGRLTPFEPLAITLAGEGGVPPTGVDAVSLNVAVARSTAAGFLAIFPCDEEWNGTASLNFRLGEPISNAALTPLAADGTACVLASSPVDVIIDVNGWFGNGEQAVDDEFAIDEDSGFNQFDVLANDVGTDTVTAVTQPANGSVAITNDGDDVRYIPQANYCNTGDEPDEFTYTAEPGPTTATVSVTVTCIDDAPSAVDDASTMTEDAATTSIDVLSNDTDVDGGPISIASVTQPGDGVATTDGATVAYTPDADACNDGSPTDDFIYTLAPGGGTATVSVTVTCVPDAPVAVDDEGVGFVIAEDDTPLTIMPLANDTDVDGGPISIVAITDPVNGTAEITNGGADLTYEPDPGYCNDGSPTDDFTYTLEPGGSTATIAMAVTCVNDAPLAVDDVFASDVTPGSANDRNAIGNTTLKVGAAAGTGIERAVAGSLLDNDTDGDAGQADADTLSVSDVEAVGGAAPFTATTAEGGTVVVDDDGTFVFTPAPGFGSDVAPLPTDSFEYTITDGTATSTATATIEVSAPVWYVDSAAPAGGDGRSTSPFDGLDSLNGETADLDDPGDTIFLYTGSVYEGGLPLQTDQRLIGEPVGLSADGTQLLAPNGGVLRPEITTTGSGEIGIELASGVIVDSVATRNTGSGPSGRGDGWSADGVGDISLHHVAHFGVGFHGFDIDGLVGDLAVTGTLAVFPAVEGTTSADAVAIAGSTPAASVTIDDLAVFGSGSGGVVIAGNAGPVTITDGSIHGNAGTGLSILTGSAAVSYGGTVGVPVSNDGAVSISGRQGTTTLTGAISDSGGTGVGILNTASGSTMFSGAIDLNDGAGLHLVGNADGSTSFDGPVTITGGTGISVTTPASSTASTTFSEYVDVDITTETGVHVSSANPSAAVVAFEGGLEVDTTSGTAVSTSGGRLDIVDSTGQGETLRTTSGIVLSMNNTSGTIDLESVDNVLATGVGTVILDSVGSVDLGVATLDGQHVAGGGGFRYGQVITVDGATRFATDPASAITGTTVGSVNLANVTDLAFAAASLTSTPDNGGSGVVLTDIAAGTFAVSGQTSSVGGSVGVRVTRSAADVTMGSLVLGDAVTAFGTYGVVLDDVSGSVDIDGGAIQNALSRAVWVTGGSGAVSYAGTVAADTGHSVRVQDRTSGLVEFTGLVSASGPASGVDVSNVSGGVSFVGGIDIDVSSSLPAFQAVGSAITVVSPASGTNELSNTGGGAALVLTNSTIPVAGVTFDSVSAGGAGGAVSIFGVDGPGALTLDGGAITGDTAANAISLWNTTAPITISSMTVDGSAGRAVYAQNSADVTISDISITGFGGDAAIAAIANGTAGAFTLTASDGQHSTITQPGPNGRAVDVRNFGTTDMTAVVERLVTNGGATGVFLRGEGTGEFLATVGHPGADDPDDTTGGAPANVTITDPSDVAVDLEIFASVSTRVLLDDVEHSGAPASTGGLAVDVTAIGSGAELDLVIEDSSLQPTSGSGIDMNYDTSAAFQTALDVLLRRVDAGGDGLTAEVANAAEMNIVATDSTFSGATTGAALTVPGAGGLAAAMCLDLSDNSFSGATNDVTIDGQGARYSMVDLAGSLPADVQTWLDASNDDGGDPGTALETVIADTGYSSATTCTQATAP; this is encoded by the coding sequence ATGGTCTTGTCGAAGCGCCGTGTCGGAGCCGTGCTGATCGCTGTCGCGTCGTTGGTCGGGTCGATGCTCGTGCCGGTGACCGTCGCGGCAGAGACGCACACCGGCGCCGTGCACGCCACGGCAGAACTCTCGGTCGCTCCGGCGTACCAGGCCGTGCCGGTTGCCCGCGTCGCCGACACTCGCGGCGACGTCACGGCGGCGCTCCAGGTGCCGATCGGTCGGCTCACACCAGGGGTGCCGCTGGTGCTCGACCTCGCCGGGGAAGCGGGCATTCCGAACGACGGTGTCGCAGCGGTCGACCTGAACGTCGCCGTCACCGCGGTGGCCCGGACCGGCTACCTCGCCGTGTACCCGTGCGCCGATGGCGACGACGGTACCGCCAGGCTCAACTACACCGCGCCGGCGACCGGTTCGTCCGCCATCGCTGTCCAGGTCCTCGCGCAGCTCGACGTCGACGGTGCGGTGTGCATCGCAGCGTCGGCACCGGCCCACGTCATCGTCGACACGAGCGGCTACCTCGCCGACGGCGGTCCGCTCCGGCCGCTTGCTGCAACCCGGTTGTTCGACACCCGCACGGGTGACGGCGCAGTTGCCGTGAAGACGGCGAAGCCAGCGGTCGAGACGCCCTTCCCGATCGAGGTCGCCGGTGTGGCCGGTGTTCCCGAGTCCGGTGTGTCGGCGGTGTTGTTGAGCGTCGCCGCGGTCAAGGGCACGGCACCAGGGTTCGTGTCGGTGTACCCGTGTGCCGACGGCTACCAGGGCACCGCCAACCTCAATCACCGAGTGACCGACCCTGTCGCCAACTCGGTCATCGCACCGCTCGATGAGAACGGCGAGATCTGCTTCTACAACTCGGCGTCGGTCGATCTCGTGGTCGACATCTCTGCTTGGTTCGCCGACGACGGCGGGTTCGAGGCGCTCGAACCGACCCGTGTCGCCGACACGCGAGATGGTGTCGGCGACATCCCGATCGGACGCCTCACTCCGTTCGAGCCGCTCGCGATCACGCTGGCCGGAGAGGGCGGCGTGCCCCCGACGGGAGTCGATGCCGTGTCGTTGAACGTGGCGGTCGCCCGCTCGACGGCCGCAGGCTTCCTGGCGATCTTCCCGTGTGACGAGGAGTGGAACGGCACGGCCTCGCTCAACTTCCGGCTCGGCGAACCGATCTCCAATGCCGCGCTCACGCCGCTGGCCGCCGACGGCACGGCATGTGTGCTGGCGAGCTCGCCCGTCGACGTGATCATCGACGTCAACGGTTGGTTCGGAAACGGTGAGCAGGCGGTCGACGACGAGTTCGCCATCGACGAAGACTCGGGGTTCAACCAGTTCGACGTGTTGGCCAACGACGTCGGTACCGACACCGTGACCGCGGTGACGCAGCCGGCCAACGGCTCGGTTGCCATCACCAACGACGGCGACGATGTCAGGTACATCCCGCAGGCGAACTACTGCAACACCGGCGACGAACCCGACGAGTTCACCTACACCGCCGAACCCGGCCCGACCACGGCCACGGTCAGCGTGACGGTCACGTGCATCGACGACGCTCCGAGCGCCGTCGACGACGCGTCGACCATGACCGAAGATGCGGCCACCACGTCGATCGACGTGTTGTCCAACGACACCGACGTCGACGGCGGCCCGATCAGCATCGCCTCGGTGACCCAGCCGGGCGACGGGGTGGCGACCACCGACGGTGCGACCGTCGCCTACACGCCCGACGCCGACGCGTGCAACGACGGATCGCCGACCGACGACTTCATCTACACCCTTGCGCCGGGCGGCGGCACAGCGACCGTGTCGGTCACGGTGACGTGTGTCCCCGACGCACCGGTCGCGGTCGACGACGAGGGCGTCGGCTTCGTGATCGCCGAGGACGACACGCCGCTGACGATCATGCCGCTGGCCAACGACACCGACGTCGACGGCGGGCCGATCTCGATCGTCGCCATCACCGACCCGGTCAACGGGACGGCCGAGATCACCAACGGTGGCGCCGATCTGACATACGAGCCCGATCCCGGCTATTGCAACGACGGGTCGCCGACCGACGACTTCACCTACACCCTCGAGCCCGGAGGCTCGACTGCGACGATCGCGATGGCGGTGACGTGTGTGAATGATGCTCCACTGGCGGTCGACGACGTGTTCGCGTCCGACGTCACGCCGGGCAGTGCGAACGATCGCAACGCCATCGGCAACACCACGCTGAAGGTCGGCGCTGCCGCCGGCACCGGCATCGAGCGGGCGGTGGCGGGCAGCTTGCTCGACAACGACACCGACGGCGACGCCGGACAGGCCGACGCCGACACGTTGAGCGTGTCCGACGTCGAGGCGGTCGGCGGCGCGGCTCCGTTCACGGCGACCACCGCCGAGGGTGGCACCGTCGTGGTGGACGACGACGGGACGTTCGTCTTCACGCCGGCACCTGGCTTCGGGAGCGACGTGGCACCGTTGCCGACCGACTCGTTCGAGTACACGATCACCGACGGCACGGCCACGTCGACGGCGACCGCCACGATCGAGGTGTCGGCACCGGTCTGGTACGTCGATTCGGCGGCTCCGGCCGGTGGCGACGGTCGTTCGACGTCTCCCTTCGACGGGCTCGACTCGTTGAACGGCGAAACGGCAGACCTCGACGACCCCGGCGACACGATCTTCCTCTACACGGGGAGCGTCTACGAGGGCGGGCTGCCACTCCAGACCGACCAGCGGTTGATCGGCGAGCCCGTTGGGCTGTCGGCCGACGGCACACAACTGCTCGCGCCGAACGGCGGTGTCTTGCGCCCTGAGATCACCACGACCGGCAGTGGTGAGATCGGCATCGAACTGGCGAGCGGCGTGATCGTCGACAGCGTGGCGACTCGGAACACCGGATCCGGGCCGTCGGGCCGCGGCGACGGATGGTCGGCCGACGGTGTCGGCGACATCTCGCTGCACCACGTCGCGCACTTCGGCGTCGGTTTCCACGGCTTCGACATCGACGGACTCGTGGGCGACCTCGCGGTGACCGGCACCCTCGCCGTCTTCCCGGCGGTCGAGGGCACCACGTCGGCCGATGCGGTCGCCATCGCCGGGTCGACACCCGCCGCGTCGGTCACGATCGACGACCTGGCCGTGTTCGGTTCGGGGTCCGGGGGAGTCGTCATCGCCGGCAACGCCGGGCCGGTCACCATCACCGACGGCTCGATCCACGGCAACGCCGGCACGGGACTGTCGATCCTCACCGGGTCCGCCGCCGTCTCGTACGGGGGCACCGTCGGCGTGCCGGTCTCGAACGACGGCGCCGTCTCGATCTCCGGGCGCCAGGGAACCACGACGCTGACCGGCGCGATCTCCGACAGCGGTGGTACCGGCGTCGGAATCCTCAACACCGCAAGCGGTTCGACCATGTTCTCGGGGGCGATCGATCTGAACGACGGCGCCGGGCTCCACCTCGTGGGCAACGCCGACGGCTCGACGTCGTTCGACGGCCCGGTCACGATCACCGGCGGCACCGGCATCTCGGTCACCACGCCCGCATCGAGCACCGCCTCGACGACGTTCAGCGAGTACGTCGATGTCGACATCACCACCGAGACCGGCGTGCACGTCAGTTCGGCCAACCCGTCAGCGGCGGTCGTGGCGTTCGAGGGCGGTCTCGAGGTCGACACGACGAGCGGAACCGCCGTGTCGACCTCCGGTGGACGACTCGACATCGTCGACTCGACCGGTCAGGGCGAAACCCTCCGCACGACCAGCGGCATCGTGCTCTCGATGAACAACACGTCGGGGACCATCGACCTCGAATCGGTCGACAACGTGCTCGCCACCGGCGTCGGCACCGTGATCCTCGACTCGGTCGGCTCGGTCGATCTGGGCGTCGCGACCCTCGATGGGCAACACGTCGCGGGTGGCGGCGGGTTCCGGTACGGGCAGGTCATCACGGTCGACGGCGCGACGCGGTTCGCCACCGACCCGGCATCGGCCATCACCGGCACGACGGTCGGCTCCGTGAACCTCGCGAACGTCACCGACCTCGCATTCGCTGCCGCCTCGCTCACGTCCACGCCCGACAACGGCGGGAGCGGCGTCGTGCTCACCGACATCGCCGCCGGCACGTTTGCCGTGTCCGGGCAGACGAGTTCGGTGGGCGGCTCCGTCGGTGTTCGAGTCACGAGGTCAGCGGCCGATGTGACGATGGGGTCGCTGGTGCTCGGCGACGCGGTGACAGCGTTCGGTACCTACGGGGTGGTGCTCGACGACGTGTCGGGTTCGGTCGACATCGACGGCGGTGCGATCCAGAACGCGCTGTCACGAGCCGTCTGGGTCACCGGTGGCTCCGGCGCCGTCTCGTACGCCGGTACCGTCGCGGCCGACACGGGCCACAGCGTGCGGGTCCAGGACCGTACGTCGGGTCTCGTCGAGTTCACCGGACTGGTCTCGGCGAGCGGTCCGGCGTCGGGCGTCGACGTCAGCAACGTGTCCGGCGGCGTCTCGTTCGTCGGAGGCATCGACATCGACGTCTCGTCCTCACTCCCGGCGTTCCAAGCTGTCGGCAGTGCCATCACCGTCGTGTCGCCGGCCAGCGGAACCAACGAGCTGTCGAACACGGGCGGGGGAGCGGCCCTCGTCCTCACCAACTCGACGATTCCCGTCGCCGGCGTCACCTTCGACTCCGTGTCGGCGGGAGGGGCCGGCGGCGCGGTCTCGATCTTCGGAGTCGACGGGCCCGGAGCGTTGACGCTCGACGGTGGTGCGATCACCGGCGACACCGCCGCAAATGCGATCAGCCTGTGGAACACGACTGCTCCGATCACGATCTCGTCGATGACGGTCGACGGGTCGGCCGGGCGGGCGGTGTACGCCCAGAACTCGGCCGACGTCACGATCAGCGACATCAGCATCACCGGATTCGGCGGCGACGCAGCGATCGCCGCGATCGCCAACGGAACGGCGGGCGCCTTCACGCTCACCGCTTCCGATGGCCAGCACTCGACGATCACCCAGCCCGGGCCCAACGGGCGAGCCGTCGACGTCCGCAACTTCGGAACGACCGACATGACCGCTGTCGTCGAGCGACTCGTCACCAACGGCGGCGCGACCGGGGTGTTTCTGCGAGGCGAAGGCACCGGCGAGTTCCTGGCCACCGTCGGGCACCCGGGAGCGGATGATCCCGACGACACGACGGGCGGTGCCCCGGCGAACGTGACGATCACCGACCCGTCCGACGTCGCCGTCGACCTCGAGATCTTCGCGTCGGTGTCGACCCGTGTGCTGCTCGACGACGTCGAGCACTCCGGAGCGCCAGCGAGCACCGGCGGACTCGCCGTCGACGTGACGGCGATCGGTTCGGGCGCCGAACTCGATCTCGTCATCGAGGACTCGTCGCTCCAGCCGACGTCCGGCTCCGGCATCGACATGAACTACGACACCAGCGCTGCGTTCCAGACCGCGCTCGACGTGCTGCTGCGACGGGTCGACGCCGGCGGCGACGGCTTGACCGCCGAGGTCGCCAACGCTGCCGAGATGAACATCGTGGCGACCGACTCCACATTCTCCGGCGCGACGACCGGGGCCGCGCTCACGGTGCCTGGAGCCGGAGGACTCGCGGCTGCGATGTGCCTCGACCTGTCCGACAACTCGTTCTCCGGAGCGACGAACGACGTGACCATCGACGGACAGGGTGCCCGCTACTCGATGGTCGACCTCGCCGGATCGCTCCCCGCCGATGTCCAGACCTGGCTCGACGCATCGAACGACGACGGCGGTGACCCGGGAACCGCGCTGGAGACCGTCATCGCCGACACCGGCTACAGCTCAGCCACGACCTGCACACAAGCCACCGCTCCCTGA